One window of the Corticium candelabrum chromosome 7, ooCorCand1.1, whole genome shotgun sequence genome contains the following:
- the LOC134182730 gene encoding uncharacterized protein LOC134182730: MVEQVEFPLQLAEEAHIEAARPLRLQSRIPLPKPLVVRGNISQSWREFRQIWNSYEILANLKLPVMKEHRIATFITCIGQDALRIYNALPFANDADKRDLDKVLEEMEKYCLGETNVLYERFRFNQKAQREGESFDQFLTDLKELAKTCQFGQMHDELPRDKIVVGVS; this comes from the coding sequence ATGGTTGAACAAGTGGAATTCCCGTTGCAACTAGCTGAAGAAGCACACATAGAAGCAGCTCGTCCACTCAGATTGCAGAGCAGGATACCGCTCCCAAAGCCACTAGTCGTGAGGGGAAACATATCCCAATCGTGGCGCGAATTTCGACAGATTTGGAATTCATACGAGATCCTGGCCAACCTCAAACTACCAGTTATGAAGGAGCACAGGATCGCTACATTCATAACGTGCATAGGACAAGATGCTCTTAGAATATACAATGCACTGCCATTTGCAAACGATGCGGACAAGAGGGACCTGGATAAAGTTcttgaagaaatggagaaGTATTGCCTCGGGGAAACTAATGTCCTCTATGAACGTTTCCGTTTCAACCAGAAAGCTCAAAGAGAGGGTGAGTCTTTTGATCAATTCTTGACAGACCTCAAAGAATTGGCCAAGACGTGTCAATTCGGACAGATGCATGATGAGCTACCGAGAGACAAAATAGTAGTAGGTGTTAGCTAA
- the LOC134182182 gene encoding uncharacterized protein K02A2.6-like, protein MVLADTLSRAYLQHTPRDCERIEVFQVKHNLAKECEQIDMLQDVQVSQVRLADIRNATKTDTAMQQLKQTILQGWPDNKHTLPGSIAEFFNVRDELVIQDDIILRGNRVVVPRSYRPDMLQRIHTSHIGVNGCLRRARESLYWPGITAEVKNHVSRCHICRTYETRQTKEKLQTHEIPDRPWAKVGVDLFTFQGREYLLTMDYYSNYWETDRLLTTTSEEVVKKLKTHYARYGIPDILISDNGPQFSSSYFRIFMRKWDITHKTSSPGYPQSNGKVENNIKTAKNLMKKAYRANADPWLAILDFRNTPTQGMTTSPVQRLMSRRTRTLLTTATSLLKPKVTQEFEALRQSKERQKKYYDRTARDLPELKEHQTVRI, encoded by the coding sequence ATGGTATTAGCAGACACATTGTCCAGAGCCTacctacaacacacaccacGAGACTGTGAACGCATAGAAGTATTCCAAGTAAAACATAACTTGGCAAAAGAGTGTGAACAAATAGATATGCTACAAGATGTTCAGGTGTCACAAGTGAGACTAGCTGATATCAGAAAtgccacaaagacagacacggCCATGCAGCAGCTGAAACAGACGATTCTACAAGGATGGCCcgacaacaaacatacactacCAGGATCCATTGCTGAATTTTTCAATGTGAGAGATGAACTAGTCATACAGGATGATATCATTCTCAGAGGAAACAGAGTTGTGGTACCAAGAAGTTACCGCCCAGATATGCTACAGCGGattcacacatcacacattggAGTGAATGGATGCTTGAGGAGAGCCAGGGAGTCATTATACTGGCCAGGGATAACAGCCGAAGTAAAAAACCATGTTAGCCGATGTCACATATGCCGGACCTATGAAACTaggcaaacaaaagaaaagTTGCAAACTCATGAGATTCCAGACAGGCCATGGGCCAAAGTTGGAGTAGATTTATTTACATTCCAAGGACGTGAATATCTACTCACAATGGACTATTATAGCAACTATTGGGAGACGGACAGATTGTTAACTACTACTTCAGAAGAAGTTGTCAAAAAGCTGAAAACACACTATGCTCGATATGGAATACCCGACATACTGATATCAGATAATGGTCCTCAATTCTCTTCCAGCTACTTTCGAATATTTATGAGGAAATGGGACATTACACACAAGACCAGCAGTCCGGGGTATCCACAGTCGAATGGCAAAGTCGAAAACAACATCAAAACAGCGAAAAACCTCATGAAGAAAGCTTATCGAGCAAATGCAGATCCATGGCTGGCGATCTTAGATTTTCGAAACACCCCTACACAAGGTATGACCACTAGTCCAGTCCAAAGGCTGATGAGTCGCAGGACTAGAACACTACTGACGACAGCAACATCATTATTGAAGCCCAAGGTCACTCAAGAATTTGAAGCTCTCAGACAATCTAAAGAACGACAAAAGAAATACTATGACAGAACAGCTAGAGACCTACCTGAATTAAAAGAACACCAAACTGTAAGAATTTAA
- the LOC134182412 gene encoding uncharacterized protein LOC134182412 — translation MGDMAYQDGASAVSPERAQSEKTCTETRARRFRAEYLSESTRRSDRTDGNDIQDRQGHSTSNDTLRGSFRGDGRPRSNSLPSVMKAESSSQIRLGDPLVRHYSAIPQQVADRVANTGSTYDRDSNLSNPTTAPSPSIAKIESEEQLKMRLIMELKKELDYERARHDRELSNKEKELQQCKAQLEASKRENECLDTTKQSLQCPNDELRKDNNKLEDRLTEVESGLSRFHESQTMRESCDQEIRDQLSDIQQQLKSEIKVEQRLDGQDTATHHSSAPLAVPVQVSDVRLEREILMVCGGREVLVFCVAPCTISAGIIMVSQLNGNSALAVLLTVVTNTLSVFIMSPLLSLLASFNSDGSLSIGSVVLKLLLTVLVPIIVGKAFRLVQRVRQVVTRFDTLLKFVSMSLLILIPWMKISKAKQSGSFSSISVVNIASIIGFAVALHFSFLIINTMASFLFVLSTEARKAIIILASQKTLAIALSVLSYLPASVGDKGLLTIPVIISHMSQIIVDAFIVSLWLRYESGKHKATDKMEMRIIDEQMESETLIEPRVSTAFCDSSAIAARRQQQEAALSFRMGDTAGQDGASAVSLERAQSEKTETRRFLKAKSSSRIRVVAPFVEHYSVIPTQQVADRVANTGSTYDRDSNPTTTSSMAKIEELAIQQMRLITELEQKLDHERARREREVSNKEKELQQYKAQLEASKREKERLDITTQSLQYLNDELREDKKKLEDRLTEVESGFSRIHLSQTMRESCDQEIRDQLGDIQQQLKSEIKVEQRLDGQDTATHHSSVPLAVSAEVSDVRLEREILMVCGGREVLVRYAYEIAC, via the exons ATGGGAGATATGGCATATCAAGATGGAGCTTCTGCAGTCTCGCCGGAACGAGCGCAAAGCGAGAAAACTTGTACTGAAACTCGAGCTCGCAGATTCAGAGCGGAATATTTGTCTGAAAGCACAAGAAGAAGCGACAGAACTGACGGCAATGATATTCAAGATCGACAAGGGCACTCTACTAGTAATGACACTTTAAGGGGCTCCTTTAGGGGTGATGGACGACCGCGGAGCAACAGCCTCCCAAGCGTCATGAAAGCTGAGAGTTCATCCCAAATAAGATTAGGTGATCCGCTTGTCAGGCATTATTCTGCAATTCCACAACAGGTTGCAGACAGAGTTGCAAATACAGGCAGCACGTATGACCGCGACAGCAATCTGAGCAACCCCACCACTGCCCCGTCCCCGTCAATAGCAAAGATTGAATCTGAAGAACaactaaaaatgcgtttgataaTGGAATTGAAAAAGGAGCTTGATTATGAACGAGCCAGACATGACCGAGAACTTTCAAACAAGGAGAAAGAATTGCAGCAATGCAAGGCGCAGCTAGAAGCCAGTAAGCGAGAAAACGAATGTCTTGATACAACTAAACAATCTCTGCAATGCCCTAACGATGAATTAAGGAAGGACAACAACAAATTAGAAGACCGACTGACAGAGGTAGAATCAGGACTTTCAAGGTTCCACGAAAGCCAAACAATGCGAGAGAGTTGTGATCAAGAAATTCGAGATCAACTAAGCGACATTCAACAGCAGTTGAAATCGGAAATAAAAGTGGAGCAGAGGCTAGACGGACAAGACACAGCAACACATCACTCTTCAGCCCCCTTAGCTGTCCCAGTGCAGGTATCTGATGTGCGATTAGAAAGAGAGATATTAATGGTATGTGGCGGCAGAGAAGTCCTA GTATTTTGTGTGGCTCCATGCACTATTTCAGCAGGTATCATAATGGTGTCACAATTGAATGGAAACTCTGCTCTCGCAGTCCTGCTCACTGTTGTCACAAACACTCTCAGCGTTTTTATCATGTCtcctcttctttctcttcttgcaTCGTTCAATTCTGATGGAAGCTTGAGTATTGGAAGCGTCGTTCTTAAATTGTTATTGACAGTATTGGTGCCCATTATTGTGGGAAAAGCTTTCAGGTTAGTGCAACGAGTGAGACAGGTTGTCACAAGGTTTGACACGTTACTTAAGTTTGTCAGCATGTCTCTACTCATTCTTATCCCATGGATGAAAATCAGCAAGGCAAAACAGTCTGGcagttttagtagtatttcTGTGGTCAACATTGCTTCGATTATTGGATTTGCTGTTGCATTGCATTTCTCATTTCTTATTATCAACACAATGGCgtcttttctttttgttttgtctacaGAAGCACGGAAGGCTATCATTATTCTTGCTAGCCAGAAGACTCTGGCAAttgctttgtctgttttgtcataTTTGCCTGCGTCGGTTGGAGACAAAGGTTTACTGACCATTCCTGTTATCATATCTCACATGTCACAGattattgttgatgcattcATTGTATCACTGTGGCTGCGATACGAATCAGGCAAACACAAGGCAACAGACAAAATGGAAATGAGAATAATAGATGAACAAATGGAAAGTGAAACTTTG ATAGAACC GCGCGTGTCTACGGCTTTTTGCGACAGCTCAGCTATAGCTGCCAGACGCCAGCAGCAAGAGGCTGCACTATCGTTCCGAATGGGAGATACGGCAGGTCAAGATGGAGCTTCTGCAGTCTCACTGGAACGAGCGCAAAGCGAGAAAACGGAAACTCGCAGATTCCTAAAAGCGAAGAGTTCATCCCGGATAAGAGTGGTTGCTCCGTTTGTCGAGCATTATTCTGTAATTCCAACACAACAGGTTGCAGACAGAGTTGCAAATACCGGCAGCACGTATGACCGCGACAGCAACCCGACAACTACCTCGTCAATGGCAAAGATTGAAGAACTAGCAATACAGCAGATGCGCTTGATAACGGAATTGGAACAGAAGCTTGATCATGAACGAGCCAGACGTGAACGAGAAGTTTCAAACAAGGAGAAAGAATTGCAGCAATACAAGGCGCAGCTAGAAGCCAGTAAGCGAGAAAAAGAACGTCTTGATATAACTACACAATCTCTGCAATACCTTAATGATGAATTAAGAGAGGACAAGAAGAAATTAGAAGACCGCCTGACAGAGGTAGAATCAGGATTTTCGAGGATCCACCTAAGCCAAACAATGCGAGAGAGTTGTGATCAAGAAATTCGAGATCAACTAGGCGACATTCAACAGCAGTTGAAATCGGAAATAAAAGTGGAGCAGAGGCTAGACGGACAAGACACAGCAACACATCACTCGTCAGTCCCCCTAGCTGTCTCAGCGGAGGTATCTGATGTGCGCCTAGAAAGAGAGATATTAATGGTATGTGGCGGCAGAGAAGTCCTAGTGCGTTACGCGTATGAAATCGCCTGTTGA
- the LOC134181873 gene encoding enolase-like: MTEVITRIHAREIFDSRGNPTVEVDITTSKGVFRAAVPSGASTGIYEALELRDKDPKRFLGKGVCKAIGNVNDVIGPALIGKKLAVTQQEEIDRFMIELDGTENKSKLGANAILGVSLAVAKAGAAHKGIPLYRHLASLAGNSRVILPVPAFNVINGGSHAGNKLAMQEFMILPIGASSFSEAMRIGAEVYHNLKAVIKKKYGQDATNVGDEGGFAPNIQENKEGLELLKVAIAQAGYTDKVVIGMDVAASEFYKDGKYDLDFKNKDSDPSKWLTADQLQAVYVDFVKNYPVVSIEDPYDQDDWPAWKALTAAVNVQIVADDLTVTNPKRIQTGISDKSANCLLLKVNQIGSVTESIEACKLAQANGWGVMVSHRSGETEDTFIADLVVGLCTGQIKTGAPCRSERLAKYNQILRIEEELGDQAVFAGRNFRHPLK; encoded by the exons ATGACAGAAGTAATCACTCGTATCCACGCTCGGGAGATCTTCGACAGTCGCGGCAATCCGACCGTCGAAGTCGACATAACTACCTCTAAGG GAGTTTTTCGGGCTGCTGTCCCGTCTGGTGCGTCTACTGGCATCTATGAAGCTCTAGAGCTGAGAGACAAGGACCCAAAGCGTTTTCTGGGGAAAG gtgtgtgtaaGGCGATTGGAAATGTGAATGATGTGATTGGACCAGCTCTCATTGGGAAG AAATTGGCTGTGACTCAGCAAGAAGAGATCGATCGTTTCATGATCGAACTTGATGGAACAGAAAATAAAT CTAAACTTGGTGCTAATGCCATTCTTGGAGTCTCACTTGCTGTGGCCAAAGCTGGTGCAGCTCACAAG GGTATTCCTCTGTATCGTCACCTAGCAAGCTTGGCCGGGAACTCTCGCGTTATTCTTCCCGTTCCC GCATTCAATGTTATCAATGGTGGTAGCCATGCAGGTAACAAGCTAGCCATGCAAGAATTCATGATACTGCCAATAG GTGCATCGTCGTTCAGTGAAGCGATGCGTATTGGAGCTGAAGTGTATCATAACCTGAAAGCAGTGATCAAGAAGAAATACGGGCAAgatg CTACCAACGTTGGAGATGAAGGCGGATTTGCTCCAAACattcaagaaaacaaagaag GTTTGGAGCTCTTGAAGGTTGCCATTGCTCAAGCTGGATATACCGACAAAGTGGTTATTGGTATGGACGTGGCCGCATCTG AATTTTACAAAGACGGGAAGTATGATCTGGACTTCAAGAACAAGGATTCTGACCCATCCAAATGG CTAACAGCTGACCAGTTACAAGCTGTTTATGTTGACTTTGTCAAGAACTATCCgg TTGTTTCAATAGAAGATCCGTATGATCAGGATGACTGGCCAGCTTGGAAGGCACTGACTGCTGCTGTCAATGTCCAGATTGTTGC TGATGACTTGACAGTCACAAACCCAAAAAG GATTCAGACAGGCATATCGGACAAATCCGCCAACTGTCTTCTTCTCAAAGTGAACCAGATAGGATCAGTAACCGAGTCGATTGAAGC TTGTAAACTTGCTCAAGCTAATGGATGGGGAGTGATGGTGAGTCATCGTAGTGGCGAGACAGAAGACACATTTATTGCAGACTTAGTGGTTGGTCTGTGCACAGGGCAG ATAAAAACTGGAGCTCCTTGTCGCTCTGAGCGCCTTGCTAAGTACAACCAGATTCTCAG GATAGAAGAAGAGCTGGGAGACCAAGCAGTGTTTGCAGGTCGAAATTTCAGACATCCTCTGAAGTAA
- the LOC134181874 gene encoding protein RER1-like has translation MQQEESSTKPALAARIQTRAAQKYQKFLDDLVPLTAVRWVVVSIIAIIYCCRVFILQGWYIVTYALGIYILNLLIAFLSPKIDPALAELDSSDDGPELPTRANTEFKPFIRRLPEFKFWHNVTRAFIIAMFCTFFDVFNVPVFWPILVVYFFVLFAITMKRQLKHMIKYKYLPFTHGKRRYQGKEDSGPIIGQ, from the exons ATGCAGCAAGAGGAGTCATCGACTAAACCAGCGCTGGCCGCTCGTATACAAACACGAGCAGCTCAA AAATACCAAAAGTTTCTAGATGACCTTGTACCACTTACGGCAGTACGGTGGGTTGTGGTGTCAATCATTGCTATTATATACTGCTGTCGAGTCTTCATCTTGCAG GGATGGTACATTGTGACATATGCACTTGGAATTTACATACTAAATCTCCTAATTGCGTTCCTGTCCCCCAAGATTGACCCAGCATTAGCAGAACTGGACAGCAGTG ACGATGGTCCCGAACTTCCGACGAGGGCAAACACAGAATTCAAGCCGTTTATCAGACGTTTACCTGAATTCAAGTTCTG GCACAACGTAACAAGAGCATTTATCATTGCAATGTTTTGTACCTTCTTTGACGTATTCAATGTGCCCGTCTTTTGGCCCATCCTCGTCGTCTACTTCTTTGTTCTGTTTGCAATCACAATGAAACGACAATTGAAA CATATGATTAAATACAAGTACTTGCCGTTCACACACGGCAAGCGACGTTATCAAGGAAAGGAAGACTCTGGACCTATTATAGGTCAATGA
- the LOC134182413 gene encoding uncharacterized protein LOC134182413 has product MTMVFKSVSDLLGISETALRLLAGLLFTPVFAILYRKFILNVKANAIVHHLYFTIVGLSICYFCYGWHTVYILASLIAFYVILRLCELLKSPHVAPVFIFPYSMSVLLAGYVVYSTDEYDVNWTTVQCVVTLKMISVAFDWSDGQKNDSQKSAHQKEASLKQLPSLVEILGYSFYFGGLQGGPTFQFRRYQEFTDGTLFSHPIPSSTLPAVIQFLKAICYLAQNVLMDMVFPDKYVYSDDLDGYHFLVQVAFNAFWLRKVFTRYVGIWLLADVSCVLSGMAYNGKDEKSQEDRWDGMCAVKPLLFETGCTTQSFIDSFNIWTNRWVINYIFKRLRYFNSRLLSSSAVLLFLSIWHGFHRGYFLCFLCTEMPVVMVEKQVIDICTPFLPPWQHMGIVMKTSIYCIGMCYKFVATSTGMIAFVLLDTQLIIKGWAKTYYFVHVFLLVWFCTKFFAEWITKFVRRNKDKKLYERPAAMSHYCRGQFPGYIDYKGDDIDGFRFQIAFALIYRSLILEARVNAVVHHVYFTLIGLSVSYFCYGWHTGYIVASLIGFHLIVNACKLVRMPSLAPILIFPYSMSVLISAYYVYATDDYDVNWTTAQCIVTLKMISVAFDWSDGQRDESKLSVRQKKVVLAELPSFLEVLGYTFYIGGFQCGPTFPFRRYKEFAEGTLFSHFHSIPSPVVPAVLQFLKAVFYLAQNLAMDVVFPDKYIYSDDLDEYGLVVRLVFNSIWLRKIFIRYIGIWLLADVSCVLSGVGYNGKDEESGKHKWDGVCAVRPYLFETGRTIQSFILSFNVQTNEWAMNYIFKRLQFLNSRFVSSAAVLLFFSVWHGFHFGYFFGFVCTELFVVLAEKQIMETFKPYLPPWENMNMVTKTMIYSTGMFWKHVAPSSGMIGFVLLDINRTLIGNAKTKFAVHIFVLLWFIAKPLITRALKSLSTYEERNKTHVMCLHFTTIPFMFVYPILPHDPQPHLLDHSSVFSRSVLRIMPTRLSALADSVGASETGLRLLITLLVSPFFALVYRFFVQDRLAVRSKPVVHHLFFTSSGLFICWFCYGWHTLYVVATVVCVSLVLRVLELLKRHDLAPPIIFISAMGVLLSGYLMYETADYDVNWTTVQCVLTLKMIAVAFDWSDGNRDASMLSDNQKQVCFSERPTLFELLGYSFYFAGVQVGPFFQFKRYKQFTEGYLFAGPIPSSIIAAGIQFFKGILFLALNVLLGLYVSDVYLYGDDLESYPFVVRLFVNMLWVQKPFARYAGIWLITESSCILSGMGFNGVDRETGEHLWDGMRNVRPVEMQTSLTLHSMIPTFNVATNGWLLRYIYKRLRFLNSKFVSTFAALVFLAMWHGFHAGYYLGFLLIELPVLVTEREIIDLFQPYFPPWEKMSLLTRVVFTCFGQCWKWTVAMFGMVGVSLFSADLVIRSWAKAYFIVPIACLAWFSSRSIVKAILKSRSPRKQLKKDS; this is encoded by the exons ATGACCATGGTGTTCAAGTCTGTGAGTGATCTCTTAGGGATCAGCGAGACGGCACTACGGCTACTAGCAGGTTTACTCTTTACTCCAGTGTTTGCGATATTGTACAGAAAATTTATACTGAACGTCAAAGCGAACGCTATCGTTCACCACCTCTACTTCACAATTGTTGGCCTGTCAATCTGCTATTTCTGCTATGGATGGCATACTGTATACATCCTGGCATCGCTCATTGCATTTTACGTGATTCTGAGGCTTTGTGAGCTGTTGAAGAGTCCCCACGTGGCTCCTGTTTTCATATTTCCTTACTCGATGTCTGTACTACTGGCAGGATATGTTGTCTACTCGACTGATGAGTATGACGTCAATTGGACAACAGTGCAATGTGTAGTGACCTTGAAGATGATTTCGGTCGCATTTGACTGGTCCGATGGACAGAAGAACGACTCGCAAAAGAGTGCTCATCAGAAAGAGGCATCACTCAAACAACTACCTTCTCTCGTTGAAATTTTGGGATATTCGTTTTACTTTGGTGGCCTTCAGGGTGGCCCGACCTTTCAGTTCAGACGATATCAAGAGTTTACAGATGGCACTTTGTTTTCTCACCCTATCCCATCGTCTACGTTACCCGCAGTTATACAGTTTTTGAAAGCCATTTGTTACCTTGCTCAAAATGTGCTGATGGATATGGTCTTTCCGGACAAATATGTCTATTCTGATGATTTAGATGGTTATCATTTTCTTGTTCAAGTCGCATTTAATGCGTTTTGGTTGAGGAAAGTTTTCACTCGCTATGTTGGTATCTGGTTGCTTGCAGATGTGTCGTGTGTCCTTTCTGGCATGGCATATAATGGTAAAGATGAGAAATCTCAGGAAGACAGATGGGATGGAATGTGTGCTGTCAAACCACTTTTGTTTGAAACGGGATGTACTACTCAATCGTTCATCGATAGTTTTAATATCTGGACGAATCGTTGGGtaataaattacattttcaaacGTCTTCGATATTTCAACAGTCGACTGTTATCGTCAAGTGCTGTACTTTTatttctgtctatttggcaCGGGTTTCATCGTGGCTACTTCCTCTGTTTCTTGTGCACTGAGATGCCGGTTGTGATGGTAGAGAAACAAGTCATCGATATATGCACTCCTTTTCTTCCACCGTGGCAGCATATGGGAATTGTTATGAAGACAAGTATCTACTGCATTGGAATGTGCTACAAGTTTGTTGCGACCTCAACTGGAATGATAGCATTTGTTCTCTTGGATACACAGCTTATCATAAAGGGATGGGCAAAAACCTATTATTTTGTTCATGTATTTTTGCTTGTCTGGTTTTGTACTAAGTTTTTTGCCGAATGGATCACGAAGTTTGTGAGAAGAAATAAGGACAAAAAGTTGTA TGAACGCCCGGCGGCCATGTCGCATTATTGCAGAGGTCAATTTCCCGGATATATAGACTATAAAGGTGATGATATCGATGGCTTTCGATTTCAAATCG CCTTTGCTCTGATATATCGCAGTCTAATTCTGGAAGCCAGAGTGAATGCTGTCGTTCACCACGTGTACTTCACTCTCATTGGTCTCTCAGTCAGCTACTTCTGCTACGGATGGCACACTGGATACATTGTAGCATCACTAATTGGCTTCCATTTAATAGTAAATGCTTGTAAGCTCGTGAGAATGCCCAGTCTTGCGCCAATACTTATCTTTCCTTACTCTATGTCTGTGCTCATATCAGCCTACTACGTCTATGCGACTGATGATTATGACGTCAATTGGACTACAGCGCAGTGCATAGTGACGTTGAAGATGATTTCTGTGGCGTTCGATTGGTCTGACGGCCAGAGAGATGAATCGAAACTGTCAGTTCGTCAGAAAAAGGTGGTCCTTGCTGAATTGCCTTCTTTCCTCGAGGTGTTGGGCTATACTTTTTATATTGGTGGATTTCAATGTGGTCCTACATTTCCATTCCGACGATACAAGGAGTTTGCAGAAGGCACTTTGTTTTCTCACTTTCACTCTATCCCTTCGCCTGTTGTACCAGCAGTCTTACAGTTCCTGAAGGCTGTTTTCTATCTCGCTCAAAATCTGGCGATGGATGTTGTTTTTCCAGACAAGTATATCTACTCTgatgatttggatgaatacggTCTTGTTGTTCGTCTAGTTTTTAATTCAATCTGGTTGAGGAAGATATTTATTCGTTACATTGGCATCTGGTTGCTGGCAGATGTGTCATGTGTTCTCTCGGGCGTGGGATATAATGGCAAGGACGAAGAATCGGGCAAGCATAAGTGGGATGGGGTGTGTGCGGTCAGGCCATATTTGTTTGAAACAGGACGTACAATTCAATCATTTATCCTGAGTTTTAACGTTCAGACTAACGAATGGGCAATGAATTACATCTTCAAGCGTCTTCAGTTTCTGAACAGTCGTTTCGTAtcttctgctgctgttttattgtttttttcTGTGTGGCATGGCTTCCATTTTGGATATTTCTTTGGTTTTGTCTGCACTGAGCTGTTCGTCGTACTAGCAGAGAAACAGATCATGGAGACTTTTAAACCATACCTTCCACCATGGGAAAACATGAATATGGTCACGAAGACCATGATCTACTCTACTGGAATGTTTTGGAAGCATGTTGCTCCATCTTCTGGAATGATCGGCTTTGTTCTACTGGATATAAATCGCACTCTCATTGGAAATGCAAAAACGAAATTTGCAGTTCACATCTTTGTGCTGCTTTGGTTTATTGCTAAACCGCTCATAACTCGAGCATTGAAGAGTTTGAGCACTTATGAAGAACGAAACAAGACTCA TGTGATGTGTCTACATTTTACAACCATCCCATTCATGTTCGTTTATCCCATTTTGCCGCATGACCCACAACCACATCTACTCGATCACTCAAGTGTTTTCAGCAGGAGTGTGCTT CGAATTATGCCAACCAGATTGAGCGCTCTCGCTGATTCCGTAGGGGCCAGCGAGACGGGACTGCGTCTACTCATCACTCTTCTCGTTTCTCCTTTCTTTGCGCTCGTTTACCGATTTTTTGTACAGGACAGGCTCGCAGTCCGATCGAAACCGGTCGTTCATCATCTCTTCTTTACATCCAGCGGTTTGTTCATCTGCTGGTTTTGCTATGGATGGCATACTCTCTATGTAGTTGCGACAGTCGTGTGCGTCAGTCTGGTTCTGCGTGTGCTGGAGTTGTTGAAACGTCATGACTTGGCACCGCCTATTATATTCATATCTGCAATGGGTGTTCttctgtctggctatctgATGTATGAAACGGCCGACTACGATGTTAATTGGACGACAGTCCAGTGCGTGTTGACGCTTAAAATGATTGCAGTGGCGTTTGATTGGTCTGATGGAAACAGAGATGCGTCGATGTTGAGTGACAATCAGAAGCAGGTCTGTTTCTCAGAGAGGCCGACACTGTTTGAACTCTTGGGGTACTCTTTCTATTTTGCGGGAGTTCAGGTTGGACCCTTTTTTCAGTTCAAGCGATACAAACAATTCACGGAAGGATATCTGTTCGCTGGTCCAATTCCATCTTCGATTATAGCAGCTGGAATTCAGTTTTTTAAAGGCATTCTGTTTCTTGCTCTTAATGTCTTGTTGGGCTTATATGTTTCGGATGTTTACCTTTATGGGGATGATTTGGAGTCCTACCCTTTTGTTGTACGGCTATTTGTGAATATGTTGTGGGTCCAAAAACCATTTGCTCGTTATGCAGGGATTTGGCTTATTACCGAGTCTTCGTGCATATTATCGGGGATGGGATTTAATGGAGTCGATAGGGAGACAGGAGAGCACCTCTGGGATGGCATGCGTAATGTCAGGCCAGTTGAGATGCAAACCAGCTTGACTCTTCATTCCATGATCCCAACCTTCAATGTGGCAACAAACGGCTGGCTTTTGAGATACATTTACAAACGACTTCGTTTCTTGAATAGCAAATTTGTGTCTACGTTTGCTGCTCTCGTGTTCCTCGCCATGTGGCACGGTTTCCACGCTGGTTACTATCTTGGGTTCCTTCTGATAGAACTACCCGTTCTTGTGACTGAAAGAGAAATCATTGACCTATTCCAACCATACTTTCCACCATGGGAGAAAATGAGCTTATTAACTCGTGTTGTTTTTACCTGTTTCGGACAATGCTGGAAGTGGACAGTCGCCATGTTTGGAATGGTAGGCGTTAGCCTTTTTTCTGCTGACCTGGTCATACGGTCATGGGCTAAAGCTTACTTCATTGTACCAATTGCATGCCTCGCTTGGTTTTCAAGTCGATCAATAGTAAAAGCAATATTGAAGTCGAGATCTCCACGTAAACAGCTGAAGAAAGATTCTTGA